From the Drosophila sechellia strain sech25 chromosome X, ASM438219v1, whole genome shotgun sequence genome, the window acaatttcTACGAATCAACAAGATATAAAACTGCAGTGACCAGTCAAAATCAGTTGGAGAAAACGATAGCGCCCCACATAGGAATCCGAATCAAGCAGCACTTACCGAAAGACAACCAATTGCCCTCCATCGGAATTTCACCACAACAACACAATGTTGCTGCGTCTAGCACTTTCTGCCGCCCGTCCAGCCGGGGGTATCAAGATCCTGGCCCAGTCTCCGGCCCAGCTGTTCCGGGCCAATGCCAATCCCAATCTCAATCTCTCCACGGTGCGCACTTACGCCCGCAGGGTGGTTCGCACCCGTGAGCCCGTCGAAGAGATGCGTGCTCCCTCGCTGAAGGAGAAACTGATGGGTCCGCCGAGTGCCAATGGTAAGTCTCTTGTGTAATCCCCCATTTATGTATATCTGTCGTCTAACTATACTCTTCTGGCGTGCAGCCTACTCCATGGGAAAGGGCGCTGCAGCCGGAGCAGCCGCCGTTGGATTGGGCGCCCTGTGCTACTACGGCGTGGGACTGGGAAAACAAACCAGCATCGCGGATAACGCCATGTGAGTGATAACACGATTCTCTACCTTGCGAAATACAGGCATTGTAATAACTGAGATTATACCTTACCTTCCGTTTAGCATGTGGCCCCAGTTTGTGCGTGATCGTATCCAGAGCACCTATGCCTTTTTCGGTGGCTCTTGCGTTCTCACCgcggccgcagcagcagccacctTCCGTTCGCACCGTCTCCTGGAGCTGGCCTCGCGTGGCGGCATCTTGGTGAGTCCTCTTGCACAATTCGCAGTTGTTGCCACCTACCTGCCCAACAGACACAACAGAACATAACACTTCCTCTTTATTTGCCTTCAATCGCTTAGGCGACCATTGCTTCGCTGGCGCTGGTTATCGGTAGCGGAGCAGTTGCCCGCTCCATTGAGTACCAGCCGGGTCTGGGAGCCAAGCATCTGGCCTGGGCGGTGCACTGCGCCATTCTGGGCGCCGTGATCGCACCCATTTGCTTCATGGGCGGACCGATTCTGACGCGTGCCGCTCTCTACACGGGCGGCGTTGTTGGTGGCTTGTCCACGATCGCCGCGTGTGCCCCCAGCGATAAGTTCCTCTACATGGGAGGTCCACTGGCCATTGGCTTGGGCGTGGTGTTCGCCTCCTCCCTGGCATCCATGTGGCTGCCGCCCACCACGGCGCTGGGCGCAGGTGAGTTTCTAGCCAGTTCCACTGGGGCTAGCACCActtttcattatattttattaattgccaAGCGGAGTTAacccattttttatttttttttcgcaggTCTGGCCTCCATGTCCCTGTATGGCGGCCTCGTCCTCTTCAGTGGCTTCCTGCTCTATGACACCCAGCGCATGGTGCGTCGCGCTGAGGTCTATCCCCAGTACAGCTACACTCCCTACGATCCAATCAACGCGTAAGTTAATTCTTCATTCATGCCGTGCTGAAACTCTATCCTATTTGTTTCTATCTTTTAGCTCAATGTCGATCTACATGGACGTGCTGAACATTTTCATCCGCATCGTCACCATTTTGAGTGGTGGTCAGCGCAGGAAGTGAGCACTGGAGACGAAAATGTGATGCGAGGAGGATACCCtctgaaatatatttatactgTTACTAAAATAAACCGGTCGAGTTAGGAAGCAAAATGCACGAACTTTGTGTTTTGCTTTGGCTAATAACAATAAGTGTCAGCTGTATAGTTGGTACTTTTAACAACCTTCAAGCctagaaattaaataatatattgtCCATATCCATATGTCCAAATCTTATATACAATCTCTAAAAAGAAATCGTTTTTGAagacaatttaaaatgttagTACATTTTAAGCTTGATAGCGATAAATGTAGCTAGCTTTTAACCGATATTTATAGCGGTTGGATTCGTTGTTATCGATAGCTTAAGTACTTTAATTACTGAGCGTTTGCGGTATTACCTATTTAGTTAGATAATTACGCCATAGCAAAGTTGTTCCTCTTAGAAGAAgctctgttttctttttttaatttaaattcaaaaaccGATGGCAGAGTGAAATTGGGCTAAAGGGACTTATCGATATGGAATCGATGTTTCATTCAGCTCTTTTCGACAGGACCTAAGCGTTCCTGTCAggaattgtttaaatatttcgaGTCGAGCCGGTCGACAGTTCGGAAATAAGTTCTCCCGCAGAAGCGCCAAGTATTCCGGATTTTAGGTGGCTGTGAGAAGAACATCCACGCCGACTTTCCACACTTGACAAGAATACTCGTCcctgcaaacacacacatctCGTATTTCGGTGATAATACAACAAAAGTTTGCCAAATACTGCATATATTAAGTTTGCTGGTCAATCCGCAGCTACGTCCCATTGCCAGAAGGTGCTCGACGAAGTCACGACTGCCGTTTCCACCTGAGACAGGTGAGTGTATGAGGAGGAAGAGGTGGTGGCTCCCAGACGCCCGGCCGCGCCCTTAAAGCCGGCAAATCGATTTCCTAACTTGCACTTACCAAATACCGCATGTATGTACGATTTCAGCTGGTGCCATTGCAAGTCGTCCAGTGGAAGAGGCAGACGTCAAGCAGACCGGCCAACTGACCACCGATCCTGGCCAGGAGTTTGCCATGGAACGCCGCTACCTGAAGAATCCCTTTGTCGATTTCGCCGGCGGGGAGAATACACCTTTCGCCAGCGACGAGGAGCACATCAAGAATCTGATCTGCACCTATGTGGACGCCATACTGGAGCACTGTCATCCGAACAGCGATGATGAGGACAATCGCGGGGATCTGTATGTGGGCAATGCCGGCATAGCCTTCATGTTCTGGAAGCTCAACAGCTGCGAGCAGACACGCGATCTCTATCCGGCACTGGATCACGCGGCCTCCTTCATCCGCAATGCCAAGGTGAATGCCAATCGCTACAAGAAGCGCTCCGCCGAGCGCTACTCCTTTCTGTGCGGCAATGCTGGGATCTATGCCGTCTCGGCAGCCATCTCGCAGGAGCTGAAGGACACCGAGGAGCTCTCCGATGACTTGGCCAACTTCA encodes:
- the LOC6617623 gene encoding growth hormone-inducible transmembrane protein: MLLRLALSAARPAGGIKILAQSPAQLFRANANPNLNLSTVRTYARRVVRTREPVEEMRAPSLKEKLMGPPSANAYSMGKGAAAGAAAVGLGALCYYGVGLGKQTSIADNAIMWPQFVRDRIQSTYAFFGGSCVLTAAAAAATFRSHRLLELASRGGILATIASLALVIGSGAVARSIEYQPGLGAKHLAWAVHCAILGAVIAPICFMGGPILTRAALYTGGVVGGLSTIAACAPSDKFLYMGGPLAIGLGVVFASSLASMWLPPTTALGAGLASMSLYGGLVLFSGFLLYDTQRMVRRAEVYPQYSYTPYDPINASMSIYMDVLNIFIRIVTILSGGQRRK